A portion of the Mycobacterium paraseoulense genome contains these proteins:
- a CDS encoding phosphatase PAP2 family protein, producing the protein MPEAPPSAPPTGEVAALVAVQSALAGRPGVLTAARALSHFGEHSIGWLAVAAVGALLMPKRAGDWLVAGAGAFSAHAAAVLVKRVVRRKRPHHPAVAVNVGTPSQLSFPSAHATSTTAAAILMGRITGLPLTALLVPPMALSRMLLGVHYPSDVACGIALGGTVARIAIRLQGRAREVWPDE; encoded by the coding sequence ATGCCTGAAGCTCCGCCCTCGGCGCCCCCAACCGGCGAGGTGGCCGCGTTGGTGGCCGTGCAATCGGCGCTGGCCGGTCGCCCCGGAGTGCTGACCGCGGCGCGCGCGCTGTCCCATTTCGGCGAGCACAGCATCGGCTGGCTGGCCGTGGCGGCCGTCGGCGCGCTGCTGATGCCGAAGCGCGCCGGCGACTGGCTGGTCGCCGGGGCCGGTGCGTTCAGCGCGCACGCCGCCGCCGTGTTGGTCAAGCGCGTGGTGCGGCGCAAGCGGCCGCATCACCCGGCCGTCGCGGTGAACGTCGGAACCCCCAGCCAGCTGAGCTTTCCGTCAGCGCATGCCACGTCGACGACGGCCGCGGCCATCCTGATGGGCCGGATCACCGGTTTGCCGCTGACCGCCCTGCTGGTTCCCCCGATGGCGTTGTCGCGGATGCTGCTGGGGGTGCACTATCCCAGCGACGTGGCGTGCGGCATCGCCCTCGGCGGCACCGTCGCTCGAATCGCCATCCGGCTGCAGGGCCGGGCGCGGGAGGTCTGGCCGGATGAGTGA
- a CDS encoding esterase family protein, translating into MRGMSALLRVFSVAALSIGLIGVTVTGGPAGKARAAGYESLMVPSAAMGRDIPVAFLAGGPHAVYLLDAFNAAPDVSNWVTAGNAMNTLSGKGISVVAPAGGAWSMYTNWEQDGSKQWDTFLSSELPNWLAANKGLAPGGHAAVGASQGGYAAMALAAFHPDRFGFAGSLSGFLYPSSTNYNGAILAGLQQFGGVDGNGMWGAPQLGRWKWHDPSVHSALLAQNNTRVWVYSPTNMGGDDAAMIGQAGAAMGSSREFYQMYRSNGGHNGHFDFPGGGDNGWGSWSGQLGAMSGDIVGAIR; encoded by the coding sequence GTGCGGGGTATGTCAGCGCTTCTTCGGGTGTTCTCCGTGGCGGCGCTCTCGATCGGGTTGATCGGCGTGACGGTGACGGGCGGGCCCGCCGGCAAGGCGCGCGCGGCCGGTTACGAGAGCCTCATGGTGCCGTCGGCGGCGATGGGCCGCGACATCCCGGTGGCCTTCCTCGCGGGCGGTCCGCACGCGGTCTACCTGCTGGATGCCTTCAATGCCGCCCCCGACGTCAGCAACTGGGTCACCGCGGGCAACGCGATGAACACGCTGAGCGGAAAGGGCATCTCGGTGGTCGCGCCCGCGGGCGGGGCGTGGAGCATGTACACCAACTGGGAGCAGGACGGCAGCAAGCAGTGGGACACCTTCCTGTCCAGCGAGCTGCCCAACTGGCTGGCCGCCAACAAGGGCCTGGCGCCCGGTGGCCACGCCGCCGTCGGCGCCTCGCAGGGCGGCTACGCCGCGATGGCGCTGGCCGCCTTCCACCCCGACCGCTTCGGCTTCGCCGGTTCGCTGTCGGGGTTCCTGTACCCGTCGAGCACCAACTACAACGGCGCGATCCTCGCCGGCCTGCAGCAGTTCGGCGGTGTGGACGGCAACGGGATGTGGGGCGCCCCGCAGCTGGGCCGCTGGAAGTGGCACGACCCGTCGGTGCATTCCGCGCTGCTGGCGCAGAACAACACCCGCGTGTGGGTCTACAGTCCGACGAATATGGGCGGTGACGACGCCGCGATGATCGGCCAGGCGGGTGCCGCGATGGGCAGCTCCCGCGAGTTCTACCAGATGTACCGCAGCAACGGCGGGCACAACGGTCACTTCGACTTCCCCGGCGGCGGCGACAACGGCTGGGGCTCGTGGTCGGGGCAACTGGGAGCCATGTCGGGCGACATCGTCGGCGCCATTCGCTAG
- the fadD32 gene encoding long-chain-fatty-acid--AMP ligase FadD32, whose amino-acid sequence MPYHNPFIVNGKIRFPDNTNLVKHVEKWARVRGDKLAYRFLDFSTERDGIARDIVWRDFSARNRAVGARLQQVTQPGDRIAILCPQNLDYLIAFFGALYAGRIAVPLFDPGEPGHVGRLHAVLDDCSPSTILTTTEAAEGVRKFIRARSAKERPRVIAVDAVPDEVASTWVEPEADENTIAYLQYTSGSTRTPTGVEITHLNLPTNVLQVLNGLEGKEGDRGLSWLPFFHDMGLITALLSPVIGHNFTFMTPAAFVRRPGRWIREMARKPEDAPDSEVITVAPNFAFEHAAVRGVPKDGEPPLDLSNVKAILNGSEPVSPASMRKFYEAFKPYGLRETAIKPSYGLAEATLFVSTTPMDQAPTVIHVDRDELNKQRFVEVAADAPNAVAQVSAGVIGVDEWAVIVDPDTASELPDGQIGEIWLHGKNLGLGYWGKEAETQETFRNILKSRISQSHAEGAEDDGLWVRTGDYGTYHNGHLYIAGRIKDLVIIDGRNHYPQDLEYSAQEASRALRTGYVAAFSVPANELPQVVFDNPHTGLKHDPEDSSEQLVIVAERAPGTHKLEYQPIADEIRAAIAVRHGVTVRDLLLVQAGTIPRTSSGKIGRRACRAAYLDGSLRSGVGSPTAFASSTD is encoded by the coding sequence ATGCCGTACCACAACCCGTTCATCGTGAATGGAAAGATCAGGTTCCCCGACAACACCAACCTGGTCAAGCACGTTGAGAAGTGGGCGAGGGTTCGCGGCGACAAGCTGGCCTATCGGTTCCTCGACTTCTCCACCGAACGCGACGGCATCGCCCGCGACATCGTCTGGCGCGATTTCAGCGCCCGCAACCGGGCGGTGGGCGCTCGGCTGCAGCAGGTCACCCAGCCGGGTGACCGCATCGCCATCCTGTGCCCCCAGAACCTGGACTACCTCATCGCCTTTTTCGGCGCGCTGTACGCCGGCCGGATCGCGGTGCCGCTGTTCGACCCGGGCGAGCCGGGCCACGTCGGCCGCCTGCACGCGGTGCTCGACGACTGCAGCCCCTCGACGATCCTGACCACCACCGAGGCCGCCGAAGGCGTCCGCAAGTTCATCCGCGCCCGCTCGGCCAAGGAGCGGCCCCGCGTGATCGCCGTCGACGCGGTGCCCGACGAAGTGGCCTCCACCTGGGTGGAGCCGGAGGCCGACGAGAACACCATCGCCTACCTGCAGTACACGTCCGGCTCCACGCGCACGCCGACCGGTGTCGAGATCACCCACCTGAACCTGCCGACCAACGTGCTGCAGGTGCTCAACGGGCTGGAAGGCAAAGAGGGTGACCGCGGCCTGTCCTGGCTGCCGTTCTTCCACGACATGGGCCTGATCACGGCGCTGCTGTCGCCGGTGATCGGCCACAACTTCACCTTCATGACGCCGGCCGCGTTCGTGCGCCGGCCGGGCCGGTGGATCCGGGAGATGGCGCGCAAGCCCGAGGACGCCCCGGACAGCGAGGTCATCACCGTCGCCCCGAACTTCGCGTTCGAGCACGCCGCGGTGCGCGGGGTGCCCAAGGACGGCGAGCCGCCGCTGGACCTGAGCAACGTCAAGGCGATCCTCAACGGCAGCGAGCCGGTCTCCCCGGCGTCGATGCGCAAGTTCTACGAGGCGTTCAAGCCGTACGGGCTGAGGGAGACCGCGATCAAGCCGTCCTACGGCCTGGCCGAGGCGACGCTGTTCGTCTCCACCACGCCCATGGACCAGGCGCCGACCGTGATCCACGTGGACCGCGACGAGCTGAACAAGCAGCGCTTCGTCGAGGTGGCCGCCGACGCGCCGAACGCCGTCGCACAGGTTTCGGCCGGCGTCATCGGCGTCGACGAATGGGCCGTGATCGTCGACCCCGACACCGCCAGCGAGCTGCCGGACGGCCAGATCGGCGAGATCTGGCTGCACGGCAAGAACCTGGGCCTCGGCTACTGGGGCAAGGAGGCGGAGACCCAGGAGACCTTCCGCAACATTCTCAAGTCGCGCATCAGCCAGTCGCACGCCGAGGGAGCCGAGGACGACGGGCTGTGGGTGCGCACCGGCGACTACGGCACCTACCACAACGGGCACCTCTATATCGCGGGCCGGATCAAGGACCTGGTCATCATCGACGGCCGCAACCATTACCCGCAGGACCTCGAGTACTCGGCCCAGGAAGCCAGCCGGGCCCTGCGTACCGGCTACGTGGCCGCGTTTTCCGTCCCGGCCAACGAGCTGCCCCAGGTGGTGTTCGACAATCCGCACACCGGCCTCAAGCACGACCCCGAGGACAGCTCCGAGCAGCTGGTGATCGTCGCCGAGCGTGCCCCCGGCACGCACAAGCTCGAGTACCAGCCGATCGCCGACGAGATCCGCGCGGCCATCGCGGTGCGGCACGGGGTCACCGTCCGCGACCTGCTGCTGGTGCAGGCCGGAACCATTCCGCGTACCTCCAGCGGCAAGATCGGGCGCCGCGCGTGCCGCGCCGCCTACCTCGACGGCAGCCTGCGCAGCGGCGTCGGCTCGCCGACCGCCTTCGCCAGCTCAACTGACTGA
- the aftB gene encoding terminal beta-(1->2)-arabinofuranosyltransferase yields MPSASSELQALKARMMRGRPVVRRLGWPVFPYTSTVRVSLWVSVWVVGVLFAWGAWQRRWIADDGLIVLRTVRNLLAGNGPVFNQGERVEANTSTAWTYLMYVGSWVGGPMRLEYVALALALTLSVVGVALLMLGAARLYAPSLRGRRAVMLPAGALVYVALPPARDFATSGLESGLTLAYLGLLWWMMVCWAQPVRNRPDRSVFVGALAFVAGFSVLVRPDLALMGGLALIMMLVAARTWRRRVLIVVAGGLLPVAYEIFRMGYYGLLVPGTALAKDAAGDKWSQGMIYLANFDAPYAVWVPVVLLVPLGVLLLAARRRPSFLRPALAPNYGRVARVVQSPPAAVAFVLVSGLLQGLYWIRQGGDFMHGRVLLAPLFCLLAPVAVIPVAIPDGQDYSRETGYWVAGAVGALWLGVAGWSLWAANSPGMGDDATRVTYSGIVDERRFYAQATGHAHPLTAADYLGYPRMAAILTALDNTPDGALLLPSGNYIQWDLVPMTQPPPGGAGKQPQKPQHAVFFTNLGMVGMNVGLDVRVIDQIGLANPLAQHTERLTHGRIGHDKNLFPDWVIADGPWVKVYPGIPGYLDERWVAEAVAALKCPETEAVLSSVRAPMTPHRFLSNLLHSYEFTMYRIDRVPRYELARCGLPVPPEAPKPPRE; encoded by the coding sequence TTGCCTTCGGCTAGCTCCGAACTGCAGGCCCTCAAAGCGCGCATGATGCGCGGCCGGCCGGTCGTCAGGCGGTTGGGCTGGCCGGTCTTTCCGTACACCTCGACGGTGCGGGTCAGCCTGTGGGTCAGCGTGTGGGTGGTCGGCGTCCTGTTCGCCTGGGGCGCGTGGCAGCGGCGCTGGATCGCCGACGACGGCCTGATCGTGTTGCGCACGGTGCGTAACCTGCTCGCCGGCAACGGCCCGGTCTTCAACCAGGGCGAGCGGGTCGAGGCCAACACGTCCACGGCCTGGACCTATCTGATGTACGTCGGCAGCTGGGTCGGCGGGCCGATGCGCCTGGAGTACGTCGCGCTGGCGCTGGCCCTGACGCTCTCGGTGGTGGGCGTGGCGCTGCTCATGTTGGGGGCGGCCCGGTTGTATGCGCCCAGCCTGCGGGGCCGCCGGGCGGTCATGCTGCCCGCCGGTGCGTTGGTCTACGTCGCGTTGCCCCCCGCGCGCGACTTCGCCACCTCTGGTCTGGAGAGCGGGCTCACGCTGGCCTACCTCGGACTGCTGTGGTGGATGATGGTCTGCTGGGCGCAGCCGGTGCGAAACCGCCCGGACCGCAGCGTGTTCGTCGGAGCGTTGGCGTTCGTCGCCGGCTTCAGCGTGTTGGTCAGGCCGGATCTGGCGCTGATGGGCGGGCTGGCGCTGATCATGATGTTGGTCGCGGCGCGGACGTGGCGCCGACGGGTGTTGATCGTGGTGGCCGGTGGGCTGTTGCCGGTCGCCTACGAGATCTTCCGGATGGGCTACTACGGACTGCTGGTGCCCGGCACCGCGCTGGCCAAGGATGCGGCAGGCGACAAGTGGTCGCAGGGCATGATCTACCTCGCGAACTTCGACGCGCCGTACGCCGTCTGGGTGCCGGTGGTGCTCCTCGTGCCGCTGGGGGTGCTGCTGCTGGCGGCGCGCCGCCGCCCTTCGTTTTTGCGGCCGGCGCTGGCGCCCAACTACGGCCGGGTGGCCCGGGTGGTCCAGAGCCCGCCGGCCGCCGTCGCCTTCGTTCTGGTGAGCGGTCTGCTGCAGGGGCTCTACTGGATCAGGCAGGGCGGCGACTTCATGCACGGGCGGGTGCTGCTTGCGCCGCTGTTTTGTTTGCTGGCCCCGGTGGCCGTCATCCCGGTGGCCATCCCGGACGGCCAGGACTATTCGCGGGAGACGGGCTATTGGGTGGCCGGGGCGGTCGGCGCGCTCTGGCTGGGTGTGGCCGGCTGGTCGCTGTGGGCGGCGAATTCACCGGGGATGGGCGACGACGCCACCCGTGTCACCTATTCCGGGATCGTCGACGAGCGCCGCTTCTACGCGCAGGCCACCGGGCACGCCCATCCTTTGACCGCCGCCGACTACCTCGGCTATCCGCGGATGGCGGCCATCCTGACGGCGCTGGACAACACCCCGGACGGCGCGTTACTGCTGCCCTCGGGCAACTACATCCAATGGGACCTGGTGCCGATGACCCAGCCGCCGCCGGGCGGCGCCGGCAAGCAGCCCCAAAAGCCCCAGCACGCAGTGTTTTTCACCAACCTCGGCATGGTGGGCATGAACGTCGGGCTCGACGTCAGGGTGATCGACCAGATCGGATTGGCGAATCCGCTTGCGCAACACACGGAACGGTTGACGCACGGCCGCATCGGTCACGACAAGAACCTGTTCCCGGACTGGGTGATCGCCGACGGCCCGTGGGTGAAGGTGTATCCGGGCATTCCGGGCTATCTGGACGAGCGATGGGTGGCGGAGGCGGTGGCGGCCCTGAAATGTCCGGAGACCGAGGCGGTGCTGAGCTCGGTGCGCGCGCCGATGACCCCGCACCGATTCCTGTCCAACCTGCTGCATTCCTATGAGTTCACCATGTATCGGATCGACCGCGTGCCGCGCTACGAGCTCGCCAGGTGCGGGCTGCCGGTGCCCCCGGAGGCACCGAAGCCGCCCCGCGAGTAA
- a CDS encoding decaprenyl-phosphate phosphoribosyltransferase codes for MSEDVVTGPSGNVVVGVVKAIRPRQWVKNVLVLAAPLAALGGPLHYHYRDVLDKAYPAVGAFVVFCLAASSIYLVNDARDVDADREHPTKRFRPIAAGVVPEWLAYALAVVLGIASLVIGWWITPNLALVIAVYLAMQLGYCYGLKHQAVMDICIVSSAYLLRAIAGGAATDIRLTQWFLLVMAFGSLFMVAGKRYAELQLAERTGAKIRKALENYTSTYLRFVWTLSATALVVCYGLWAFDREHGAAGWFVVSMVPFTIAILRYAVDVDGGLAGEPEDIALRDRVLQLLAVAWIATVGAAVAFG; via the coding sequence ATGAGTGAGGACGTGGTGACGGGGCCCTCGGGCAACGTGGTGGTCGGGGTGGTCAAGGCGATCCGCCCGCGGCAGTGGGTGAAGAACGTCCTGGTGCTGGCCGCGCCGCTGGCCGCCCTGGGCGGCCCCTTGCACTACCACTACCGCGACGTGCTGGACAAGGCCTACCCGGCGGTGGGCGCGTTCGTGGTGTTCTGTCTCGCCGCGTCGTCGATCTACCTGGTCAACGACGCGCGCGACGTCGATGCCGACCGCGAGCACCCCACCAAGAGGTTCCGCCCGATCGCCGCGGGCGTGGTGCCGGAGTGGCTGGCCTACGCGCTGGCGGTGGTGCTCGGGATCGCCTCGCTGGTCATCGGCTGGTGGATAACACCGAATCTGGCGCTGGTGATCGCCGTCTACCTCGCGATGCAACTCGGTTACTGCTATGGCCTCAAACACCAAGCGGTGATGGACATCTGCATCGTGTCGTCGGCCTATCTGCTGCGCGCCATCGCCGGGGGCGCGGCCACCGACATCCGCCTTACCCAGTGGTTCCTGCTGGTGATGGCCTTCGGGTCGCTGTTCATGGTGGCCGGCAAGCGGTACGCCGAGCTGCAGCTGGCCGAGCGCACCGGGGCCAAGATCCGCAAGGCGCTGGAGAACTACACGAGCACCTACCTGCGGTTCGTCTGGACGTTGTCGGCGACGGCGCTGGTGGTCTGCTACGGGCTGTGGGCCTTCGACCGGGAACACGGCGCGGCGGGCTGGTTCGTGGTCTCGATGGTCCCGTTCACCATCGCCATCCTGCGCTATGCGGTCGACGTGGACGGCGGGTTGGCCGGGGAGCCCGAGGACATCGCGTTGCGGGACCGGGTGTTGCAGCTGCTGGCGGTGGCGTGGATCGCGACAGTTGGAGCCGCCGTTGCCTTCGGCTAG
- the ag85A gene encoding diacylglycerol acyltransferase/mycolyltransferase Ag85A gives MTLVDRFRGAVAGMPRRLVVAAAGAALLSGLIGAVGGSATAGAFSRPGLPVEYLQVPSAGMGRDIKVQFQSGGANSPALYLLDGMRAQDDFNGWDINTPAFEWYNQSGISVAMPVGGQSSFYSDWYKPACGKAGCTTYKWETFLTSELPQYLSAQKQVKPTGSAVVGLSMAGSSALILAAYHPQQFIYAGSLSALLDPSQGMGPSLIGLAMGDAGGYKAADMWGPKEDPAWARNDPSLQVGKLVANNTRIWIYCGNGKPSDLGGDNLPAKFLEGFVRTSNLKFQDAYNQAGGHNAVWNFDANGTHDWPYWGAQLQAMKPDLQSSLGATPGAGPATAAAANAGNGQGT, from the coding sequence ATGACGCTTGTCGACAGGTTTCGCGGCGCCGTGGCTGGTATGCCGCGGCGGCTCGTGGTGGCGGCCGCTGGCGCGGCGCTGCTCTCGGGCCTGATTGGCGCCGTGGGGGGCTCGGCGACCGCTGGTGCCTTCTCGCGCCCCGGTCTGCCGGTGGAATACCTGCAGGTTCCTTCCGCGGGGATGGGCCGCGATATCAAGGTCCAGTTCCAGAGCGGTGGCGCCAACTCGCCGGCGCTGTACCTGCTCGACGGTATGCGCGCGCAGGACGACTTCAACGGCTGGGACATCAACACCCCGGCCTTCGAGTGGTACAACCAGTCCGGAATCTCGGTTGCCATGCCGGTCGGCGGGCAGTCCAGCTTCTACTCCGACTGGTACAAGCCCGCCTGCGGTAAGGCCGGCTGCACCACGTACAAGTGGGAGACCTTCCTGACCAGCGAGCTGCCGCAGTACCTGTCGGCGCAGAAGCAGGTCAAGCCGACCGGCAGCGCCGTCGTCGGTCTGTCGATGGCCGGGTCGTCGGCGCTGATCCTGGCCGCCTACCACCCGCAGCAGTTCATCTACGCCGGTTCGCTGTCCGCGCTGCTGGACCCGTCCCAGGGGATGGGCCCGTCGCTGATCGGGCTGGCCATGGGTGACGCCGGTGGCTACAAGGCCGCCGACATGTGGGGTCCCAAGGAGGACCCGGCGTGGGCCCGCAACGACCCGTCGCTTCAGGTCGGCAAGCTCGTCGCCAACAACACCCGGATCTGGATCTACTGCGGTAACGGCAAGCCGTCCGACCTCGGTGGCGACAACCTGCCCGCCAAGTTCCTCGAGGGCTTCGTGCGGACCAGCAACCTGAAGTTCCAGGACGCCTACAACCAGGCCGGCGGTCACAACGCCGTGTGGAACTTCGACGCCAACGGCACCCACGACTGGCCCTACTGGGGCGCGCAGCTGCAGGCGATGAAGCCTGACCTGCAGTCGTCGCTGGGCGCCACCCCGGGAGCCGGCCCGGCCACGGCCGCCGCGGCCAACGCCGGGAACGGCCAGGGCACTTAA
- the culp6 gene encoding carboxylesterase Culp6 codes for MATNARRKRHRALAWTAALTMAGVVLLVIVLVVVLLRGREAPPSAVPPGVLPSPPTTTHPHKPRPASQDASCPDVQLVNVPGTWESAPQDDPLNPMQFPNALLHKVTTAMTQQFPASRVQEYTTPYTAQFHNPLSGDTQMSYNESRAEGTRATVQAMTDMNAKCPLTSYVLMGFSQGAVIAGDIASDIGNGRGPVDDDLVLGVTLIADGRRQPGVGKDIGPNPPGQGAEVTLHEVPVLSGLGLTMTGARPGGFGALDGKTNEICAPGDLICAAPEEAFSVANLPNTLNTLAGNAGQPIHALYATTQFWNLDGQAATDWTLNWAQGLISNAPHPKHG; via the coding sequence ATGGCTACCAACGCTCGGCGCAAGCGCCACCGCGCCCTCGCCTGGACCGCCGCCTTGACGATGGCGGGGGTGGTCTTGTTGGTCATCGTGCTGGTGGTCGTCTTGTTGCGCGGCCGCGAGGCGCCGCCCAGCGCGGTGCCGCCCGGCGTCCTGCCTTCGCCGCCCACGACCACCCACCCCCACAAACCGCGGCCGGCTTCCCAAGACGCGTCGTGTCCCGACGTCCAGCTGGTGAACGTCCCCGGCACCTGGGAGTCCGCTCCCCAGGACGATCCGCTCAACCCGATGCAGTTCCCCAACGCGTTGCTGCACAAGGTGACCACGGCGATGACCCAGCAGTTCCCCGCGTCGCGGGTGCAGGAGTACACCACGCCCTACACCGCGCAGTTCCACAACCCGCTGAGCGGTGACACCCAGATGTCGTACAACGAGAGCCGCGCCGAGGGCACCCGGGCGACGGTCCAGGCGATGACGGACATGAACGCCAAGTGCCCGTTGACCAGTTACGTGCTGATGGGCTTCTCCCAGGGCGCGGTGATCGCCGGTGACATCGCCAGCGATATCGGTAACGGCCGCGGACCCGTCGACGACGACCTGGTGCTCGGTGTGACGTTGATCGCCGACGGCCGCCGCCAGCCCGGCGTGGGCAAAGACATCGGGCCCAACCCGCCGGGGCAGGGCGCCGAGGTCACGCTGCACGAAGTGCCCGTGCTGTCCGGGCTCGGGTTGACCATGACGGGCGCGCGGCCCGGTGGGTTCGGCGCGCTCGACGGCAAGACCAATGAGATCTGCGCGCCGGGTGACCTCATCTGCGCGGCGCCGGAAGAGGCGTTCAGCGTGGCCAACCTGCCCAACACGCTCAACACCCTGGCCGGCAATGCCGGACAGCCCATCCATGCGCTGTACGCGACGACACAGTTCTGGAACCTCGACGGGCAGGCCGCGACCGATTGGACGTTGAACTGGGCCCAAGGGTTGATCAGCAACGCGCCGCATCCCAAACATGGATGA
- a CDS encoding glycosyltransferase, with product MTAVSLLSRIILPRPGEPLDVRKLYLEESTTNARRAHATSRTSLEIGKESEVSFATYFNAFPASYWRRWSICTSVVLRVELTGTGRVDVYRTKATGVRISVEGRQFVGTDDQPAVVEIEVPLKPFEDGGWIWFDITTDTAVSLVSGGWYATEPAPGTANIAVGIPTFNRPADCVNALADLTADPLVDEVIGAVIVPDQGVRKVRDHPDFAAAAAGLGNRLSIHDQPNLGGSGGYSRVMYEALKNTDCQQILFMDDDIRIEPDSILRVLALHRFAKTPMLIGGQMLNLQEPSHLHIMGEVVNQANFMWTAAPHAEYDHDFAEFPLNDKNSRSALLHRRIDVDFNGWWTCMIPRQVAEELGQPLPLFIKWDDAEYGLRAGEHGYPTVTLPGAAIWHMAWSDKDDAIDWQAYFHLRNRLVVAAMHWDGDVTGLVRSHLKATLKHLACLEYSTVAIQNKAIDDFLAGPEHIFSILESALPEVHRLRKEYPDAVVLPAASELPPPANKTRAMKPPVNPLSIGYRLARGIAHNGTKADPEAHQRPEFNVPTQDARWFRLCTVDGVTVTTADGCGVVYRQRDRRKMFQLLFASLRRQRRLVSRFDEMRKTYRDALPVLSSKQKWETALLPAHAEREHA from the coding sequence ATGACTGCTGTAAGCCTGCTTTCCAGGATCATCCTGCCGCGTCCGGGCGAGCCCCTCGACGTGCGCAAGCTGTACCTGGAGGAGTCGACCACCAACGCCCGGCGGGCCCACGCGACCAGCCGCACCTCGCTGGAGATCGGCAAAGAGTCCGAGGTGTCGTTCGCCACGTACTTCAACGCGTTCCCGGCCAGTTATTGGCGCCGTTGGTCGATCTGCACGTCGGTGGTGCTGCGGGTCGAGCTGACCGGAACCGGCCGCGTCGACGTGTACCGGACGAAGGCCACCGGGGTGCGAATCTCCGTGGAGGGCCGCCAGTTCGTCGGCACCGACGATCAGCCGGCCGTCGTGGAGATCGAGGTGCCGCTCAAGCCGTTCGAGGACGGCGGCTGGATCTGGTTCGACATCACCACCGACACCGCCGTCAGCCTGGTCAGCGGTGGCTGGTACGCGACCGAGCCGGCCCCGGGCACGGCCAACATCGCCGTCGGCATCCCCACGTTCAATCGGCCCGCGGACTGCGTCAACGCGCTGGCCGATCTCACCGCGGACCCGCTGGTGGACGAGGTGATCGGTGCGGTTATCGTGCCGGACCAGGGCGTCCGAAAGGTGCGCGATCATCCGGACTTCGCGGCGGCGGCCGCGGGCCTGGGCAACCGGCTGTCCATCCACGACCAGCCCAACCTCGGCGGTTCCGGCGGGTACAGCCGGGTGATGTACGAAGCGCTGAAAAACACGGACTGTCAACAGATCCTGTTCATGGACGACGATATCCGCATCGAGCCGGATTCGATCCTGCGGGTGTTGGCGCTGCACCGCTTCGCGAAGACGCCCATGCTCATCGGCGGTCAGATGCTCAACCTGCAGGAGCCGTCGCACCTGCACATCATGGGCGAGGTCGTCAACCAGGCGAACTTCATGTGGACCGCGGCCCCGCACGCCGAGTACGACCACGACTTCGCCGAATTCCCGTTGAACGACAAGAACTCTCGAAGCGCACTGCTGCACCGGCGCATCGACGTCGACTTCAACGGCTGGTGGACGTGCATGATCCCGCGGCAGGTCGCCGAGGAGCTGGGCCAGCCGCTGCCGCTGTTCATCAAGTGGGACGACGCCGAATACGGTCTGCGCGCCGGCGAGCACGGGTATCCCACCGTGACGCTGCCCGGCGCGGCGATCTGGCACATGGCCTGGAGTGACAAGGACGACGCCATCGACTGGCAGGCGTACTTCCATCTGCGTAACCGGCTGGTGGTCGCCGCGATGCACTGGGACGGCGATGTCACCGGGCTTGTTCGCAGCCATCTCAAGGCGACGCTGAAACATCTTGCCTGCCTTGAGTATTCGACCGTCGCGATCCAGAACAAGGCCATCGACGACTTCCTGGCCGGCCCCGAGCACATCTTCTCGATCCTGGAATCGGCGCTGCCCGAGGTGCATCGGCTGCGCAAGGAGTATCCGGACGCCGTGGTGCTGCCTGCGGCGAGTGAGCTGCCGCCGCCGGCGAACAAGACCAGGGCGATGAAGCCGCCGGTGAATCCGCTGTCGATCGGTTACCGGCTGGCACGCGGCATCGCGCACAACGGGACCAAGGCCGACCCCGAAGCCCACCAGCGCCCGGAATTCAACGTGCCGACCCAGGACGCGCGGTGGTTCCGGCTGTGCACGGTTGACGGCGTCACCGTGACGACGGCCGACGGGTGCGGGGTGGTCTACCGGCAACGGGATCGGCGCAAGATGTTCCAGCTGCTGTTCGCCTCGCTGCGCCGGCAGCGCCGGCTGGTGAGCCGGTTCGACGAGATGCGCAAGACCTACCGTGACGCGTTGCCGGTGCTGTCCAGCAAGCAGAAGTGGGAGACGGCGCTGCTACCCGCGCACGCCGAGCGCGAGCATGCCTGA